The following coding sequences lie in one Nitrososphaerota archaeon genomic window:
- the cgi121 gene encoding KEOPS complex subunit Cgi121, translated as MQYFHIMKYGEYCLILFFIKIKKIEDAEKILEEFKKVTSFQFQIFDAKALISPLQVEAAFINALLSIQAKKNIARNLALEILLKIAAEVQISNAIKKIGIKNGLEYLGIYLIGSSIKDIEKDIKKIIEKINGKLIDWKEIPKNNMKDILKKYNIEEIEINSICQDKLLKPEEYLILEKVATSDLYR; from the coding sequence TTGCAATATTTTCATATAATGAAATATGGAGAATATTGTTTAATACTTTTTTTTATTAAAATAAAAAAAATTGAAGATGCTGAAAAAATACTGGAAGAATTTAAAAAAGTTACTTCTTTTCAATTTCAAATATTTGATGCAAAAGCTTTGATTAGTCCTCTTCAAGTAGAAGCTGCATTCATAAATGCACTTTTATCTATTCAAGCTAAAAAAAACATAGCTAGAAACCTAGCTTTAGAAATATTATTAAAAATAGCTGCTGAAGTACAAATTTCTAATGCTATAAAGAAAATAGGAATAAAGAATGGTTTAGAATATTTAGGAATATATTTAATAGGATCTTCAATAAAAGATATAGAAAAAGATATTAAAAAAATCATAGAAAAAATAAATGGTAAATTAATCGATTGGAAAGAAATACCTAAAAATAATATGAAAGATATTCTAAAAAAATATAATATAGAAGAGATTGAAATTAATAGCATATGTCAAGATAAATTGTTAAAACCTGAAGAATACTTAATATTAGAAAAAGTAGCTACTTCAGATTTATACAGATAA
- a CDS encoding MoaD/ThiS family protein, with protein sequence MRIILVGFLKKEFNKEFIEIKLDKPMELIKLLNKKIPRLSKLILIESKKLSSSFIFLKNGVSIDIMSENKTILNNEDILTIIPVSHGG encoded by the coding sequence ATGAGAATTATTCTTGTTGGATTTTTAAAGAAAGAGTTTAATAAAGAATTTATTGAAATAAAGCTTGATAAACCAATGGAATTAATTAAATTATTAAATAAGAAAATCCCTCGATTATCTAAATTAATTCTTATCGAATCTAAAAAATTATCATCTTCATTCATTTTTTTAAAAAATGGAGTATCAATTGATATTATGAGTGAAAATAAAACAATTTTAAATAATGAAGATATTTTAACAATAATCCCAGTATCCCATGGAGGTTAG
- a CDS encoding NFYB/HAP3 family transcription factor subunit codes for MSESELSSAPIHRIIKKAGAPRVSEDATEELKRILEEVGLALAKEALGLAQYAGRRTVKREDIERAAKTLLKGVIS; via the coding sequence ATGTCTGAAAGTGAATTATCTTCAGCTCCGATTCATAGAATAATTAAAAAAGCTGGAGCTCCCCGCGTTAGTGAAGATGCGACTGAAGAACTTAAACGTATACTTGAAGAAGTAGGTCTTGCACTTGCTAAAGAAGCTCTAGGTCTTGCACAATATGCAGGCCGAAGAACAGTTAAAAGAGAAGATATTGAGAGAGCTGCAAAAACTCTTTTAAAAGGAGTTATAAGCTAA
- a CDS encoding 30S ribosomal protein S17e: MGRVKTGRVKRLAKEIFEKYSKEINENFEKNKALVKQVLEGEKSKKIINLIAGYLTILAKQKSETENKEANISTTSTAKL, translated from the coding sequence TTGGGAAGGGTAAAAACTGGAAGAGTAAAAAGACTAGCTAAAGAGATATTTGAGAAATACAGTAAAGAAATAAATGAAAATTTTGAAAAAAATAAGGCTTTAGTAAAACAAGTATTAGAAGGAGAAAAATCAAAAAAGATAATAAATTTAATTGCTGGATACTTAACTATTTTAGCTAAACAAAAAAGCGAAACTGAAAATAAAGAAGCTAATATTTCTACTACATCTACAGCAAAATTATAA